Proteins encoded by one window of Chryseobacterium foetidum:
- a CDS encoding acyltransferase, which produces MLLLYRLVLKLHTSYQFMIQRIYLKVCIAKGLKVGKNVRFVEVPEFGTEPFLIEIGDETTFSNNIRFVNHDGGQNALHFFEKYKDVRTFGRIKIGKQCLIGADTIIMPGVEMQDNCILGAGSILTTSMPKGTVFAGVPAKFICTIEEYGDKLLANNVMYPRDLEPTRELLEAHIKAHLPHIYKPVRK; this is translated from the coding sequence ATGCTTCTTTTATACCGATTAGTTCTAAAACTCCACACATCGTATCAGTTTATGATTCAAAGGATATATTTAAAGGTATGTATCGCAAAAGGACTGAAAGTAGGCAAAAATGTGAGATTTGTAGAAGTTCCGGAGTTTGGTACAGAGCCTTTTTTAATAGAAATCGGAGATGAGACTACGTTTTCAAACAATATCCGTTTTGTAAATCATGACGGCGGACAAAACGCACTGCATTTTTTTGAAAAATATAAGGACGTGAGAACTTTCGGAAGAATAAAAATCGGGAAACAGTGTCTCATTGGCGCAGACACCATCATTATGCCGGGCGTGGAAATGCAGGACAACTGTATTCTTGGAGCCGGCTCAATTTTAACGACATCGATGCCCAAAGGAACTGTTTTTGCCGGTGTTCCTGCAAAATTTATCTGTACGATTGAGGAGTATGGTGACAAACTGCTGGCCAATAATGTGATGTATCCGCGTGATCTGGAACCTACACGAGAGCTTTTGGAAGCACATATCAAAGCCCATCTTCCTCATATTTATAAACCTGTCAGGAAATAA
- a CDS encoding glycosyltransferase, producing MNKKTKVLFRQRSMEMGGVEKVILSMLNGLDKEKFDMTICLNINQGELRNEIPVHVRKVFIGEGRENFSKNGLIQKIQLAKRKIKLDKAHKNPKVSAKILNDNFDVEIAPTYATFAAVLNSSNKNSKKIGWFHSDITLPKLQPLVPEILKQIPQFDYFIFGSQQTKDILIETYPNLQIPENQVVRNAIPIEELKKKSEEFTPDFPQKPVFVSVARLHSRKGFHKLMDAHAKLLKDGFDQQIIVIGDGEEMSNLRKQATELGVTDSFKFLGSLLNPYPYVKNADFFILPSESESWPLIIADSLILQKPIISTNVGGIPEMIVHDKTGYLINYEADEMYSAMKKFMTEPEYIAKIRANLVDIEKLFDNQQIFDAVENIIINLTKN from the coding sequence ATGAATAAAAAAACAAAAGTGCTTTTCAGGCAGCGATCCATGGAAATGGGCGGCGTGGAAAAAGTAATTCTCAGCATGCTCAATGGTCTTGATAAAGAAAAATTCGACATGACCATTTGTCTGAATATCAATCAGGGCGAGTTGCGAAATGAAATTCCGGTGCATGTAAGAAAAGTTTTTATCGGTGAAGGCCGCGAGAATTTTTCTAAAAACGGTTTGATTCAGAAAATTCAGCTGGCGAAGAGAAAAATAAAGCTGGATAAGGCTCACAAAAACCCAAAAGTTTCTGCAAAAATTTTAAATGATAATTTCGATGTGGAAATCGCACCTACGTACGCTACTTTTGCAGCAGTTTTAAATTCATCCAATAAAAATTCAAAAAAAATAGGTTGGTTTCATTCAGATATTACTTTACCGAAACTTCAGCCTTTGGTTCCGGAAATTTTGAAACAGATTCCACAGTTTGATTATTTTATTTTCGGATCTCAGCAGACTAAAGATATTTTAATTGAAACTTATCCCAATCTTCAGATTCCAGAAAATCAGGTTGTGCGAAATGCGATTCCGATTGAAGAATTAAAGAAAAAATCAGAAGAATTTACACCTGACTTTCCACAGAAACCTGTTTTTGTGTCGGTGGCAAGACTTCACAGCAGGAAAGGTTTTCATAAACTCATGGATGCCCACGCAAAACTTTTAAAAGACGGTTTTGATCAGCAGATTATTGTAATCGGCGACGGTGAAGAAATGTCGAATTTAAGAAAACAGGCAACTGAATTAGGTGTTACTGACAGTTTTAAATTTTTAGGATCACTTTTAAATCCTTATCCTTATGTTAAAAACGCAGATTTTTTCATTTTACCATCAGAATCAGAAAGCTGGCCTCTAATTATCGCCGATTCTTTGATTTTACAGAAACCGATCATCTCTACCAACGTTGGCGGAATTCCTGAAATGATTGTTCACGACAAAACCGGTTACCTCATCAATTATGAAGCAGATGAAATGTATTCAGCCATGAAAAAATTTATGACTGAACCGGAATACATCGCAAAGATTAGGGCAAATCTGGTGGATATCGAAAAACTGTTTGACAATCAGCAGATTTTTGACGCTGTTGAAAATATCATTATTAACTTAACAAAAAATTAG
- a CDS encoding glycosyltransferase family 2 protein, whose translation MKFSILIANYNNGKFFEDCYHSIIAQTFTDWEAVILDDASTDDSLEVISALVKDDCRFKIFRNEVNSGVGITKSKLIELSNGDICGFVDPDDAITPDALKSSIDVFKKDKKTVLTYSSFMKCDEHLKPLEQFKSGMQVVNSDPYFFNCPVHIVHFVCFRKDVYEKTEKMNSEMKIAEDQDLYLKIYEKGKVKFIDEANYLYRTHSGGISQNENLPKSREYFAKVIFNAMKRRNLTTINGKKIPEKYSNPKEIYDLLEYQNSIPFRIMKKMKILFQ comes from the coding sequence ATGAAGTTTTCCATTTTAATTGCCAATTACAACAACGGAAAGTTCTTTGAAGACTGCTACCATTCTATTATCGCTCAGACTTTTACAGACTGGGAAGCTGTTATTCTTGATGATGCTTCCACAGACGATTCTCTGGAAGTTATTTCTGCTTTGGTAAAAGACGATTGCCGTTTTAAAATTTTCAGGAATGAAGTAAACAGCGGCGTCGGTATAACAAAAAGCAAACTTATAGAACTGTCCAACGGCGACATTTGCGGTTTTGTAGATCCTGATGATGCGATTACTCCCGATGCTTTGAAATCTTCAATTGATGTTTTTAAAAAAGATAAAAAAACTGTTCTCACCTACTCCAGTTTTATGAAATGTGATGAGCATTTAAAGCCTCTCGAACAGTTTAAATCGGGAATGCAGGTGGTGAACAGCGATCCTTATTTTTTCAATTGTCCGGTCCATATTGTTCATTTTGTATGTTTCAGAAAAGATGTTTACGAAAAAACAGAAAAGATGAATTCTGAAATGAAAATTGCCGAAGATCAGGATTTATACTTAAAAATATATGAAAAAGGCAAAGTGAAGTTCATCGATGAAGCCAACTATCTGTACAGAACGCATTCAGGAGGAATTTCTCAAAACGAAAATCTGCCAAAATCACGTGAATATTTTGCCAAAGTGATCTTTAATGCAATGAAAAGAAGGAATCTTACAACCATTAACGGTAAGAAAATTCCTGAAAAGTATTCTAATCCGAAAGAAATTTATGATCTTTTGGAATACCAGAACTCGATTCCTTTCAGAATCATGAAAAAAATGAAGATCCTGTTTCAATAA
- a CDS encoding O-methyltransferase: MSEITRVLKTFIGYAKRPDLYPELGRKIIKNIFNRNSAFKGKEKTNLWASQIAVSQKHAIKELFSLDFQPFSEKYPQEFQKALDTQNACPIKMGGAGALELLYSACEFAKAKSVVETGVAYGWSSFATLTSLQKRNGTLYSSDMPYLGQNGDQYVGCVVPDHLRSNWKLFRHADRESLPKILKESSEIDVVHYDSDKSYEGMKWAYETLYPRLRRGGVFISDDINDNSAFQDFCEQEKILPTVVEFEGKFVGVFVK, translated from the coding sequence GTGAGCGAAATAACCCGAGTTCTCAAGACCTTTATTGGCTATGCGAAACGTCCTGATCTCTATCCTGAATTAGGAAGAAAAATAATCAAAAATATTTTTAACCGGAACAGCGCGTTTAAAGGCAAAGAAAAGACGAACCTTTGGGCTTCGCAAATTGCTGTAAGTCAAAAACATGCTATAAAGGAACTGTTCAGTCTTGATTTTCAGCCTTTCTCAGAAAAATATCCACAGGAATTTCAAAAAGCTTTAGATACCCAAAACGCCTGTCCGATAAAGATGGGTGGTGCGGGAGCTCTGGAACTTTTATACAGTGCCTGTGAATTTGCCAAAGCAAAATCTGTTGTGGAAACAGGTGTTGCTTACGGCTGGAGTTCTTTCGCAACACTTACATCATTACAAAAAAGAAACGGAACTCTTTACAGTTCTGATATGCCTTATTTAGGGCAAAACGGCGATCAGTACGTTGGCTGTGTGGTTCCTGACCATTTAAGGTCAAACTGGAAGCTTTTCCGTCATGCCGATCGTGAATCTTTACCTAAAATTTTAAAGGAAAGTAGCGAAATCGATGTGGTACATTACGATTCTGATAAATCTTACGAAGGAATGAAATGGGCTTACGAAACACTTTATCCGAGATTACGAAGAGGAGGTGTTTTTATTTCTGATGACATAAATGACAATTCTGCTTTTCAGGATTTCTGCGAGCAGGAGAAGATTTTGCCGACTGTAGTGGAATTTGAAGGAAAATTTGTGGGAGTTTTTGTGAAGTAA
- a CDS encoding MBOAT family O-acyltransferase, producing MLFNSLSFLIFLPIVFFLYWFVFNKKYQNQNRLLLLASFYFYACWDWRFLFLLIFSIGLDYFSALKIEESRSKKAAKFWLILSIGINLGFLGFFKYYNFFTESFSDLLSGFGFQTNMWLLNIVLPVGISFYTFHGLSYIIDVYKKRIKAEQNFIDYAVFVSYFPLLVAGPIERATHLLPQIQKKRVFTYEQAADGMRQILWGFFKKMVIADNCAPLVNDIFNNYENQNPVTLIIGAVLFAFQIYGDFSGYSDIALGVSRLFGIELLKNFAFPYFSRDIAEFWRRWHISLSSWFRDYVYIPLGGSSGGLGMKIRNTFIIFLLSGFWHGANWTFMLWGFLNALYFLPLLVVNKNRQNIEVVAKDRILPTVKEFLQMGITFTLTCIAWIFFRAESVSQAFSYIGRVVKFDSFAVSQSFPAKVFALIVVMLLIEWMNRTKFHGLEIRRYHPVVRRAVYVFILFVIFRYANFGNNEFIYFQF from the coding sequence ATGTTATTTAATTCCCTCAGTTTTTTAATTTTTCTTCCGATAGTATTTTTTCTTTATTGGTTTGTTTTCAACAAGAAATATCAGAATCAGAACCGGCTTCTGCTTTTAGCCAGTTTCTATTTTTATGCATGCTGGGACTGGAGATTTCTTTTTCTCTTAATCTTTTCGATTGGACTTGATTATTTCTCTGCTCTTAAAATTGAAGAGAGTAGAAGTAAAAAAGCGGCGAAATTCTGGCTTATTCTCAGTATAGGAATTAATCTGGGATTTTTAGGCTTTTTCAAATATTACAACTTTTTTACAGAAAGTTTCAGTGATTTGCTGTCAGGATTTGGTTTTCAGACAAATATGTGGCTGCTGAATATAGTTCTTCCTGTCGGAATTTCATTTTATACCTTTCATGGTTTATCTTATATTATCGATGTCTACAAAAAGCGGATTAAGGCTGAGCAAAATTTTATAGACTATGCTGTTTTTGTGAGTTATTTCCCACTATTGGTGGCTGGTCCTATAGAAAGGGCAACGCATTTGCTGCCACAGATTCAGAAAAAAAGAGTTTTCACTTATGAACAGGCTGCTGATGGGATGAGGCAGATCCTTTGGGGGTTTTTCAAAAAAATGGTTATTGCCGATAACTGTGCTCCTTTAGTAAACGATATTTTCAATAATTATGAAAATCAAAATCCTGTAACATTGATAATAGGTGCAGTCTTATTTGCATTCCAGATCTACGGCGATTTTTCGGGATATTCGGATATTGCTTTAGGAGTTTCGAGATTATTTGGTATTGAGCTTCTGAAGAATTTTGCTTTTCCGTATTTTTCAAGAGATATTGCAGAGTTCTGGAGACGGTGGCATATCTCGCTCTCGTCTTGGTTCAGAGATTACGTGTACATCCCTTTAGGGGGAAGCAGTGGCGGATTGGGTATGAAAATCAGAAATACATTTATCATATTCCTGCTTTCAGGTTTCTGGCATGGTGCGAATTGGACATTTATGCTGTGGGGATTTCTTAACGCTCTGTATTTTCTGCCGCTTCTCGTTGTTAATAAGAACCGACAGAATATAGAGGTCGTTGCCAAAGACCGTATTTTACCAACTGTTAAAGAATTTTTACAGATGGGTATTACATTTACCCTTACATGCATTGCTTGGATATTCTTCCGTGCAGAGTCGGTATCGCAGGCTTTTTCGTATATTGGTAGAGTTGTAAAGTTTGATTCATTTGCGGTCTCACAATCTTTTCCTGCAAAGGTATTTGCCCTTATTGTTGTGATGCTGCTTATTGAATGGATGAACCGCACCAAGTTTCATGGTTTGGAAATTCGGCGTTACCATCCGGTGGTGAGAAGAGCAGTATATGTTTTTATACTGTTTGTAATTTTTCGTTATGCCAATTTTGGCAATAATGAATTTATCTATTTTCAGTTTTAG
- a CDS encoding glycosyltransferase family 2 protein — translation MKISVIIPVYNAEKYIVQAVESALQFNEVFEVILIEDQSPDNALEVCQKLCNKYDRVKLFQHPDKKNHGAGASRNLGLEKAAGDFIAFLDADDYYLPNRFDAEKELFKNSEVEGVYGALGVHYYTEKAKKQYYHIYQDKLDTVYKKADPKDVCPGQMNLRGSFGLIHLDTLTIRKSALSKMDKMFETSLRLHQDTEFTIRLAFYLQLYTGINDRAIAIRGIHESNRITKVETKQTKPATTKILLWQKLKNWAETEQKLPEEYKTHINRTHRSFEIANASFLNKWVMIAKYLIIDFKSIRSGLYNINFRKDLF, via the coding sequence ATGAAAATCTCCGTCATCATTCCCGTTTACAATGCTGAAAAATATATCGTACAGGCCGTAGAATCTGCGCTTCAGTTTAATGAAGTTTTTGAAGTGATTTTGATTGAAGATCAGTCTCCCGACAATGCTCTGGAGGTCTGCCAGAAATTGTGCAATAAATATGACCGTGTGAAATTATTTCAGCATCCCGATAAAAAAAACCACGGTGCCGGAGCCAGCAGAAATTTAGGACTAGAAAAAGCTGCGGGAGATTTCATTGCCTTTCTTGATGCCGATGATTACTATCTACCAAACCGTTTTGATGCTGAGAAAGAATTGTTTAAAAATTCTGAAGTTGAAGGCGTTTACGGCGCATTAGGCGTTCATTATTATACCGAAAAAGCAAAGAAACAATATTATCACATTTATCAGGATAAACTTGATACGGTTTACAAAAAGGCTGATCCAAAAGATGTTTGCCCGGGACAAATGAATTTACGCGGAAGTTTCGGACTGATTCATTTGGACACCTTGACCATCAGAAAATCTGCACTTTCTAAAATGGATAAAATGTTTGAGACGTCTTTAAGACTGCATCAGGACACTGAGTTTACCATCAGATTAGCCTTTTACCTTCAGCTTTATACAGGAATAAACGATCGGGCGATTGCGATAAGGGGAATTCATGAAAGCAACAGAATTACCAAGGTAGAAACCAAGCAGACAAAACCAGCAACGACAAAAATTCTACTTTGGCAAAAACTGAAAAACTGGGCAGAAACCGAACAAAAATTACCTGAAGAATACAAAACGCATATCAACAGAACGCATCGTAGTTTTGAAATTGCCAATGCCTCATTTCTGAATAAATGGGTAATGATTGCGAAATATTTAATAATTGATTTTAAAAGTATTCGTTCAGGGTTGTACAATATTAATTTCAGGAAGGATTTATTTTAA
- a CDS encoding glycosyltransferase family 2 protein yields the protein MNISVIIPVYNAAAFLEKAVDSALFFDEVKEILLIDDCSTDNSLEICNQLVKKDFRVKLYQHPDKGNHGAASTRNLGLEKSSQEFFAFLDADDYYLPNRFDAERIIFKDEKVEGVFGAIGVEFLSEKGKEEYREKFKDSKLTTVNFDAEGIDVFKGLLGLTPKPFGHFFHLNTLTLRKTAVEKSNLRFNKNLRVHQDSDFIFKLAYRCYLKTGIINQAVAIRGVHDDNRITKLKLYSSQYYKNMAALHGSLYLWSKEVKLKNPYSEKIKLNYLSFKTAHEKGLKKWFSFFLAALFNPKILKTRYRFHALNKHHDS from the coding sequence ATGAATATATCAGTCATCATTCCGGTTTACAATGCCGCCGCTTTTTTGGAGAAAGCGGTAGATTCTGCTTTGTTTTTTGATGAGGTGAAAGAGATTCTTTTGATTGATGACTGCTCTACAGACAATTCACTGGAAATCTGTAATCAGCTTGTAAAAAAGGATTTTCGGGTAAAACTTTATCAACATCCTGACAAAGGAAATCACGGCGCTGCTTCAACGAGAAATTTAGGTTTGGAGAAATCTTCGCAGGAGTTTTTTGCTTTTTTAGATGCCGATGATTATTACCTTCCGAACCGTTTTGATGCTGAAAGAATTATTTTCAAAGACGAAAAAGTTGAGGGCGTTTTTGGAGCCATTGGTGTAGAATTTCTTTCGGAAAAAGGAAAGGAAGAGTACCGGGAAAAATTTAAAGACAGCAAATTGACAACAGTAAACTTTGATGCAGAAGGAATTGATGTCTTCAAAGGACTTTTGGGATTGACACCGAAACCTTTCGGTCATTTTTTTCATTTGAATACACTTACGCTTCGAAAAACTGCGGTAGAAAAATCGAATTTGCGTTTTAATAAAAACCTCCGTGTGCATCAGGATTCTGATTTTATTTTTAAGCTTGCCTACAGATGTTATCTTAAAACAGGCATCATTAATCAGGCTGTAGCGATAAGAGGTGTTCATGACGATAACAGAATTACAAAACTGAAGCTGTATTCGTCTCAGTACTACAAAAATATGGCTGCTCTTCACGGATCGCTTTATTTGTGGAGTAAAGAAGTAAAATTAAAAAATCCATATTCTGAAAAAATAAAACTTAACTATCTCAGTTTTAAAACCGCCCATGAAAAAGGATTAAAAAAATGGTTTTCTTTCTTTTTGGCTGCACTTTTCAACCCGAAAATTTTAAAAACGAGATACCGTTTTCATGCTTTAAATAAACACCATGATTCGTAA
- a CDS encoding glycosyltransferase family 4 protein, with amino-acid sequence MKIGIAENGYPIRRNILNKISGAEYLVLRKNNNLFHTLSTIKKLIFRKKLNFEGKYFFYQKPKIDILHLYNDINYSSQKWMASFETLVPRFAETKNDHQKTEPSHQINEKTKNAFEQIAKKNCLGIIAISQASANIQLELLKHYPEIADQVKSKLSVIHPSQNIIPRNNIEIYNETETLQFIFVGTQFHLKGGVEMVEVFRKLKEKHRFKLILISSFKTDHYVTKVTEREALETKEALKKEDWIDLYENIPNEQVLELIKKSHVGILPTWSDTYGFSVLEMQAAGVPVITTDIRALPEINNENCGWLIHLPQNRLKQALYFTDEQKENLKTTLKNQLEEILNGIFEHPENLIVKSENSVKRIREMHDPEKFEVKLKEIYDRA; translated from the coding sequence ATGAAAATTGGTATTGCAGAAAACGGCTACCCCATCAGGCGGAATATTTTAAATAAAATTTCCGGAGCAGAATATTTGGTTTTACGGAAAAACAACAATCTCTTTCATACGCTCTCAACGATTAAAAAACTGATTTTCAGAAAGAAATTAAATTTTGAAGGGAAATATTTCTTCTATCAGAAACCCAAAATCGATATTCTTCATCTTTATAACGATATCAATTATTCCTCTCAAAAATGGATGGCTTCATTCGAAACATTGGTTCCCCGATTTGCTGAAACCAAAAATGACCATCAAAAAACCGAACCTTCTCATCAAATCAACGAGAAAACGAAAAATGCTTTTGAACAAATTGCAAAGAAAAACTGCTTAGGAATTATTGCGATAAGCCAAGCTTCTGCTAACATTCAATTAGAATTACTGAAACATTATCCGGAGATTGCAGATCAGGTGAAAAGCAAACTTTCTGTAATTCATCCCTCTCAAAATATCATTCCAAGGAACAATATTGAAATTTACAATGAAACTGAAACCCTGCAATTTATTTTTGTAGGAACCCAGTTTCATTTGAAAGGCGGCGTTGAAATGGTGGAAGTCTTCAGGAAATTAAAAGAAAAACATCGGTTTAAACTGATCCTGATTTCGTCATTTAAAACAGATCATTACGTAACAAAAGTCACCGAAAGAGAAGCTCTTGAAACCAAAGAAGCTTTAAAAAAAGAAGACTGGATTGATCTATATGAAAACATTCCGAATGAGCAGGTTTTAGAATTAATCAAAAAATCCCACGTTGGAATTTTGCCTACCTGGTCAGATACGTACGGATTTTCTGTCCTCGAAATGCAGGCTGCAGGAGTTCCCGTCATCACAACAGACATCAGAGCTTTGCCGGAAATCAATAATGAAAATTGTGGCTGGCTGATTCATCTGCCGCAAAACCGACTGAAACAGGCGCTTTATTTTACCGATGAACAAAAGGAAAATTTAAAAACAACCCTGAAAAATCAGCTTGAGGAAATTTTAAATGGTATTTTTGAGCATCCGGAAAATCTAATTGTAAAATCAGAAAATTCGGTGAAGAGAATCAGGGAAATGCACGACCCTGAGAAATTTGAAGTAAAATTAAAAGAAATTTACGACAGAGCATGA
- the asnB gene encoding asparagine synthase (glutamine-hydrolyzing) yields MCGIAGIISPNARNYTEEIGKMTDVIAYRGPDSADHEFFDHAALGHRRLSIIDLSENGKQPMFSSTQNECIVLNGEIYGYQEIKAKYSDYPYKGASDTEVILAMYQKKQENLINELPGMFAFAIWDEKKQELFCARDRFGEKPFYYATGKNGEFIFASEIKQIIASELVKPEIDQAQIAYYLKNGYIHPHKTIYKNIFNLKPAHTLILKNGKIKTQPYWTIPTETSQLSLEESIEKFRYLLDNAVKKQLVADVPVGSFLSGGLDSSTIVAVASKYKKNLKTLVYGYESGDLNEMPYAKAIADKYETDHHILLDKKQKISETLKEVYSYMDEPLMDSSLLPTHLIFKEASKNLKVVLSGDVGDELFGGYTFYKYNIDLSQKGFYPAYLSKMFLLANQFKNIGSERQHRAQYNDTIDYHQNKVRNYFTSSEIKNLGLNEKIPGQDFSFEPTGKDFNDLMRIDLEKYVPGNMLLKGDRTSMYNSVEVRIPFLDIDFAEFCIQLPWQYKVNKSEDKIILRKAYSQMWTEEIAKRGKNGFAASVNEWFKETELQELSTNLLENRESFIFNYLDFNEVQKKLNQQLQHWSLLVLALWFENNKKNLL; encoded by the coding sequence ATGTGCGGAATAGCAGGAATCATCTCACCCAACGCCCGAAATTATACCGAAGAAATCGGTAAAATGACCGATGTCATCGCTTATCGTGGTCCCGATTCTGCAGATCATGAATTTTTTGATCATGCTGCTTTGGGACACCGCAGACTTTCGATTATTGATCTCTCTGAAAACGGAAAACAGCCCATGTTTTCGTCTACACAAAACGAATGCATTGTTCTGAATGGGGAAATTTACGGTTATCAGGAAATTAAAGCTAAATATTCAGACTATCCTTACAAAGGCGCTTCAGATACAGAAGTTATTCTTGCGATGTATCAGAAAAAACAGGAAAATCTCATTAATGAACTTCCGGGAATGTTTGCTTTTGCGATTTGGGACGAAAAAAAACAGGAACTTTTCTGCGCCAGAGACCGTTTTGGAGAAAAACCATTTTATTATGCAACTGGTAAAAACGGGGAATTTATTTTTGCTTCAGAAATCAAACAGATCATTGCTTCAGAATTGGTAAAGCCCGAAATTGATCAAGCTCAGATTGCTTACTACCTGAAAAACGGATACATTCATCCTCACAAAACGATTTATAAAAATATTTTTAACCTGAAGCCTGCCCACACTTTAATTCTGAAAAACGGAAAGATTAAAACCCAACCCTACTGGACAATTCCGACTGAAACTTCTCAATTAAGTTTAGAGGAAAGCATAGAAAAATTCAGATATTTACTGGATAATGCAGTTAAAAAACAGCTGGTTGCCGATGTTCCGGTAGGTTCCTTTCTTTCAGGAGGTTTAGATTCCAGCACGATTGTGGCGGTTGCTTCGAAATATAAAAAGAATCTCAAAACATTAGTTTACGGATATGAAAGCGGCGATTTGAATGAAATGCCCTACGCAAAAGCGATTGCAGACAAATACGAAACCGATCATCATATTCTTCTAGATAAGAAACAAAAAATTTCAGAAACGCTGAAGGAAGTTTATTCTTACATGGATGAACCGCTGATGGATTCTTCGCTGCTTCCTACTCATCTTATTTTTAAAGAAGCATCCAAAAATCTGAAAGTAGTTCTTTCAGGCGATGTGGGCGATGAATTATTTGGTGGATATACTTTTTATAAATATAATATAGATCTTTCCCAGAAAGGGTTTTATCCCGCTTATCTTTCAAAAATGTTTCTTTTAGCAAATCAATTTAAAAATATAGGATCCGAAAGACAACATCGTGCACAATATAACGACACGATTGATTATCACCAGAATAAAGTCAGAAATTATTTTACCTCATCCGAAATAAAAAATTTGGGACTCAATGAAAAAATTCCCGGACAGGATTTCAGTTTTGAGCCCACCGGAAAAGATTTTAATGATTTAATGAGAATCGATCTGGAAAAATATGTCCCCGGAAACATGCTGCTGAAGGGCGACAGAACTTCAATGTACAATTCTGTAGAAGTAAGAATCCCATTTTTGGACATTGATTTTGCGGAATTCTGCATTCAGCTTCCCTGGCAGTACAAAGTAAATAAGAGTGAAGATAAAATTATCTTAAGAAAGGCCTATTCCCAAATGTGGACCGAAGAAATTGCAAAACGTGGGAAAAATGGTTTTGCGGCTTCCGTGAATGAATGGTTTAAAGAAACTGAACTTCAGGAATTAAGCACAAATCTTTTGGAAAACCGTGAAAGTTTTATCTTTAATTATTTAGATTTTAATGAAGTTCAGAAAAAACTGAATCAGCAGCTTCAACACTGGAGTCTTCTGGTTTTGGCGCTTTGGTTTGAAAATAATAAAAAAAATCTGCTGTAA
- a CDS encoding FkbM family methyltransferase translates to MNPFKSLSSTVLQEGIINFIKRKKNITFLDNRTLFKIKYNNTSTKIFLNKKFGYVDNYIFTEGIYEKDVIDNIRNTLNKDLVMLDIGSNIGQHSLILAPYCKRIFAFEPISEIYTEFQNSIKANNYKNIVLQNVAIGNKKETKSFYFNPANTGASSFLQNSKSAKLLQVKIDLLSNVLPKEQRFDVVKIDVEGYEAVVILGNKELFLKNRPTIFLEFSPTCIDREGTHSSKELTDFILENNYQIFKGNSNKPLDKDSVELNQTGNWILKPL, encoded by the coding sequence ATGAATCCTTTCAAATCATTATCATCCACCGTTCTTCAGGAAGGAATTATAAACTTCATTAAACGAAAAAAAAACATCACTTTCCTGGATAACAGAACGTTGTTTAAAATAAAATACAATAATACATCAACAAAAATATTCTTAAATAAAAAATTTGGATATGTTGACAACTATATTTTCACAGAAGGTATCTATGAAAAAGATGTGATTGATAATATCAGAAATACACTTAACAAAGATTTGGTGATGCTGGATATTGGCAGCAATATTGGACAGCACAGTTTAATTCTGGCACCTTACTGCAAGCGGATATTTGCTTTTGAACCCATATCTGAAATTTATACAGAATTTCAGAACAGTATAAAAGCAAACAATTATAAAAATATCGTACTTCAAAATGTGGCGATAGGAAACAAAAAGGAAACAAAAAGCTTTTATTTTAATCCTGCAAATACAGGAGCGAGTTCATTTTTACAGAATAGTAAATCAGCAAAATTGCTTCAGGTAAAAATAGATTTGCTAAGCAATGTTTTACCAAAAGAGCAGCGGTTTGATGTTGTTAAAATTGATGTTGAAGGGTATGAGGCTGTTGTCATTCTAGGCAATAAAGAACTATTTCTTAAAAACAGACCCACTATCTTTTTAGAATTCAGTCCCACATGTATAGACAGAGAAGGAACTCATTCTTCAAAGGAATTAACAGACTTTATTTTAGAAAACAATTATCAGATTTTTAAAGGAAATTCAAACAAACCCCTGGATAAAGACAGTGTAGAATTAAACCAGACAGGAAACTGGATTTTGAAACCATTATAA